A window of Rhodococcus sp. SGAir0479 contains these coding sequences:
- a CDS encoding succinic semialdehyde dehydrogenase: MCVTRNLLTSRSTKMPAPSAATFARLADLIAIPDAADRPTRPVVEAFTGRELATVPVGTAADAVAAVERARAAQKAWEKRSPAERAEVFLRYRDLVLEHKEALMDMAQAETGKSRASAQEEVLDIAMTSRYYARLAPKLLRPKRVQGMLPGLTKTVVRHHAKGVVGVISPWNYPMTLAVSDAIAALLAGNAVVIKPDSQTPYCALACAELLYQAGLPRELFAVVPGPGSVVGTALVENTDYLMFTGSTATGRLLAEQAGRRLIGFSAELGGKNPMIVTAGANLREVCDAAVRACFSNSGQLCISVERIYVEDAVAPEFTRLFGERVRNMTVAPGYEFGIEMGSLVSEGQVKTVSGHVEDAVAKGATVVAGGKARPDLGPLFYEPTVLTDVTDEMECYANETFGPLVSIYPVADVEEAVARANDTEYGLNASVWAGSHAEGEAIAARVMAGTVNVDEGYGPTWGSTAAPMGGMGVSGVGRRHGAEGLLKYTEVQTVATTRVVNLGGPRWLPAKVWAKLMPPFIKALKYVPGR, from the coding sequence TTGTGTGTAACTCGAAATCTACTCACCAGTAGGAGTACGAAGATGCCTGCTCCGTCCGCGGCGACGTTCGCCCGCCTCGCCGACCTCATCGCCATTCCGGATGCCGCCGATCGCCCGACGCGGCCGGTTGTCGAGGCGTTCACCGGCCGCGAACTCGCGACCGTCCCGGTCGGCACCGCGGCCGACGCGGTCGCCGCCGTCGAGCGGGCGCGGGCCGCGCAGAAGGCGTGGGAGAAGCGGTCTCCGGCCGAGCGCGCCGAGGTGTTCCTCCGCTACCGCGACCTGGTCCTCGAGCACAAGGAAGCGCTCATGGACATGGCCCAAGCCGAGACGGGCAAGTCCCGGGCCTCCGCGCAGGAGGAGGTCCTCGACATCGCGATGACCTCCCGGTATTACGCGCGCCTGGCTCCGAAACTGCTGCGTCCCAAGCGAGTCCAGGGCATGCTGCCGGGGCTGACGAAGACCGTCGTCCGGCACCACGCCAAGGGCGTCGTCGGCGTCATCTCGCCGTGGAACTACCCGATGACGCTCGCGGTGTCGGATGCGATCGCCGCGCTGCTGGCCGGCAACGCCGTGGTGATCAAGCCCGACAGCCAGACGCCGTACTGCGCGCTCGCGTGCGCCGAACTGCTGTACCAGGCAGGTCTGCCCCGGGAACTGTTCGCGGTGGTGCCCGGCCCCGGGTCCGTCGTCGGCACCGCGCTGGTGGAGAACACCGACTACCTGATGTTCACCGGCTCGACCGCGACCGGACGCCTGCTCGCCGAGCAGGCCGGGCGCCGGCTGATCGGCTTCTCGGCCGAACTGGGCGGCAAGAACCCGATGATCGTCACCGCGGGCGCGAACCTGCGCGAGGTGTGCGACGCCGCGGTCCGGGCGTGCTTCTCGAACTCCGGCCAGCTGTGCATCTCCGTCGAACGCATCTACGTCGAGGACGCGGTCGCTCCCGAGTTCACCCGCCTGTTCGGCGAGCGCGTCCGGAACATGACGGTGGCCCCCGGCTACGAGTTCGGCATCGAGATGGGCAGCCTCGTCTCCGAGGGGCAGGTCAAGACCGTGTCCGGGCACGTCGAGGACGCGGTCGCCAAGGGCGCCACGGTGGTCGCGGGCGGCAAGGCGCGGCCGGACCTGGGCCCGCTGTTCTACGAGCCGACGGTGTTGACCGACGTCACCGACGAGATGGAGTGCTACGCGAACGAGACCTTCGGACCGCTGGTCTCGATCTACCCGGTGGCCGACGTCGAGGAGGCCGTCGCGCGGGCGAACGACACCGAGTACGGGCTGAACGCGAGCGTCTGGGCCGGCAGCCACGCCGAGGGCGAGGCCATCGCGGCCCGCGTCATGGCCGGCACCGTCAACGTCGACGAGGGCTACGGCCCCACCTGGGGCAGCACCGCGGCGCCGATGGGCGGCATGGGCGTGTCCGGGGTGGGGCGCCGGCACGGCGCCGAGGGACTGCTCAAGTACACCGAGGTGCAGACCGTCGCGACCACCCGCGTCGTCAACCTGGGCGGTCCGCGTTGGCTGCCGGCCAAGGTGTGGGCCAAGCTCATGCCGCCGTTCATCAAGGCGCTGAAGTACGTGCCGGGACGCTGA
- a CDS encoding ABC transporter ATP-binding protein: MTTIIEVEKLTKSFGTTRALDRLDLSVGEGEVHGFLGPNGAGKSTTIRVLLGLLHADSGRATLLGRDAWRDAVELHRDIAYVPGDVTLWPSLTGGEIIDLLARMRGGLDATRRADLIERFDLDPHKKARSYSKGNRQKVAVISAFSSNARLLLLDEPTSGLDPLMEKVFRDCITEAGARGVTVLLSSHILSEVDALCEKVTIIRAGRAVESGSIASMRHLSRTTITAELTGDPGDLHRIPGVDDVQFDGRTLHCQVDADSLGTLIRTLGDTGVRSLVSTPPTLEELFLRHYELSEEVRV; this comes from the coding sequence ATGACCACCATCATCGAAGTCGAGAAGCTCACCAAGTCGTTCGGCACCACGCGTGCACTGGACCGGTTGGACCTGAGCGTCGGCGAGGGCGAGGTGCACGGATTCCTCGGCCCCAACGGTGCCGGGAAGTCCACCACCATCCGGGTTCTGCTCGGGCTGTTGCACGCCGACAGCGGGCGCGCGACGCTGCTCGGCCGGGACGCGTGGCGCGACGCCGTCGAACTGCACCGCGACATCGCCTACGTACCAGGGGATGTGACACTGTGGCCGTCGCTCACCGGCGGCGAGATCATCGATCTGCTCGCACGAATGCGCGGCGGGCTCGACGCCACCCGGCGCGCCGACCTGATCGAGCGGTTCGACCTCGATCCGCACAAGAAGGCCCGGTCGTACTCGAAGGGCAACCGGCAGAAGGTGGCGGTGATCTCGGCCTTCTCGTCGAATGCCCGCCTACTCCTGCTGGACGAGCCCACATCGGGGCTCGACCCGTTGATGGAGAAGGTGTTTCGCGACTGCATCACCGAGGCCGGTGCCCGAGGCGTGACCGTACTGCTGTCGAGCCACATCCTGTCGGAGGTGGACGCGCTGTGCGAGAAGGTGACCATCATCCGCGCGGGCCGGGCCGTCGAGAGCGGTTCGATCGCCTCGATGCGTCACCTGAGTCGAACCACCATCACGGCCGAACTGACCGGCGACCCGGGCGATCTGCACCGGATCCCCGGGGTGGACGACGTGCAGTTCGACGGCCGGACCCTGCACTGCCAGGTCGACGCCGACAGCCTCGGGACGCTGATCCGGACGCTGGGCGACACCGGCGTCCGCAGTCTGGTCAGCACACCGCCGACGCTCGAGGAGCTGTTCCTGCGGCACTACGAACTGTCCGAGGAGGTGCGGGTATGA
- a CDS encoding AMP-dependent synthetase/ligase, whose translation MTASRASDEVVDRSKIEERAPSVAHLFVDRVARTPRSEAFRFPAGDGWASVTWSDVGDRVHRLAAGLIALGIEPEERVAVASTTRYEWVLADLAVMCAGAATTTVYPTTTASDVAFIVANSGSRIVVAENEEQLTKLREHRDELPDVHRVVLIDGPVPEDEWVIGLDHLAQIGDMLLAERPTAVDDRIARISPDSLATLIYTSGTTGRPKGVRLPHSAWTYEAASIDAVGILDASDLQYLWLPLSHVFGKILLTLPLQIGFATAVDGRVDRIVDNLAVVKPTFMGAAPRIFEKAYARIVATVDAEGGAKKRIFDWAIGVGLAAAKARQAGTPLSRMQKAQYAVADRLVFRTIRNRFGGRLKFFISGSAALDRNVALWFDAVGIIVLEGYGLTETSAASLVNRPSAYRFGTVGWPLPGTDVRIASDGEVLIKSPGVMSGYHHNPEATEESLTSDGWFHTGDIGTIDADGYLRITDRKKDMFKTSNGKYVAPSAIAATFKGLCPYVGEIIVHGEGKSYCVALISLDGEAIAEWAVENGMADKPLKEIAAADATVSMMSTYVDRLNAGLNRWEQVKRFTILERELTVENGEITPSMKLKRKKVVDNFSDRISELYG comes from the coding sequence ATGACAGCTTCGCGCGCGTCAGACGAGGTCGTGGACCGGTCCAAGATCGAGGAGCGGGCGCCGTCGGTGGCCCACCTCTTCGTCGATCGGGTGGCCCGGACCCCCAGATCCGAAGCCTTCCGATTCCCCGCCGGCGACGGCTGGGCGAGCGTCACGTGGTCCGACGTCGGCGACCGGGTGCACCGGCTCGCCGCGGGGCTGATCGCGCTCGGCATCGAACCCGAGGAGCGCGTCGCGGTGGCGTCCACCACCCGGTACGAGTGGGTGCTGGCCGATCTCGCGGTGATGTGCGCCGGGGCCGCGACGACCACGGTCTATCCCACCACCACGGCGTCCGACGTCGCGTTCATCGTCGCCAACTCGGGCAGCCGCATCGTCGTCGCGGAGAACGAGGAGCAGCTGACGAAACTCCGCGAGCACCGGGACGAGCTGCCGGACGTGCACCGGGTGGTGCTCATCGACGGGCCGGTCCCCGAGGACGAGTGGGTGATCGGGCTCGACCATCTCGCGCAGATCGGCGACATGCTGCTGGCCGAACGCCCCACCGCGGTGGACGACCGCATCGCCCGCATCTCCCCCGACAGCCTCGCGACGCTGATCTACACGTCGGGGACCACGGGGCGCCCCAAGGGCGTTCGGCTGCCGCACTCGGCGTGGACGTACGAGGCCGCGTCGATCGACGCGGTCGGGATCCTCGACGCCTCGGACCTGCAGTACCTGTGGCTGCCACTGTCGCACGTGTTCGGGAAGATCCTGCTGACGTTGCCGCTGCAGATCGGTTTCGCGACCGCCGTCGACGGTCGCGTCGACAGGATCGTCGACAATCTCGCCGTCGTGAAACCCACCTTCATGGGCGCGGCGCCGCGCATCTTCGAGAAGGCGTACGCCCGCATCGTCGCGACCGTCGACGCCGAGGGTGGGGCGAAGAAGCGGATCTTCGACTGGGCGATCGGGGTGGGGTTGGCGGCGGCGAAGGCACGCCAGGCCGGAACCCCGTTGTCGCGCATGCAGAAGGCGCAGTACGCGGTGGCCGACCGGCTGGTGTTCCGGACCATCCGGAACCGGTTCGGTGGACGGCTGAAATTCTTCATCTCCGGCTCGGCCGCGCTGGATCGCAATGTGGCGCTGTGGTTCGACGCGGTCGGCATCATCGTCCTCGAGGGCTACGGGCTGACGGAGACCAGCGCCGCGTCGCTCGTGAACCGGCCCTCCGCCTACCGGTTCGGGACGGTGGGGTGGCCGCTGCCCGGAACCGACGTCCGGATCGCGTCCGACGGCGAGGTGCTCATCAAGAGTCCCGGCGTGATGAGCGGCTACCACCACAACCCCGAGGCCACCGAGGAATCCCTCACCTCGGACGGCTGGTTCCACACGGGCGACATCGGCACCATCGACGCCGACGGCTACCTGCGGATCACCGACCGCAAGAAGGACATGTTCAAGACGTCGAACGGCAAGTACGTGGCGCCGTCGGCGATCGCGGCGACGTTCAAGGGCCTCTGCCCGTACGTCGGGGAGATCATCGTCCACGGCGAGGGCAAGTCGTACTGCGTCGCGCTGATCAGTCTCGACGGTGAGGCGATCGCGGAATGGGCGGTCGAGAACGGCATGGCCGACAAGCCGTTGAAGGAGATCGCCGCGGCCGATGCGACCGTGTCGATGATGAGCACCTACGTCGACCGGCTCAACGCCGGACTCAACCGGTGGGAGCAGGTCAAGCGGTTCACCATCCTCGAACGCGAGCTCACCGTCGAGAACGGGGAGATCACCCCCAGCATGAAACTCAAGCGCAAGAAGGTGGTCGACAACTTCTCCGACCGGATCAGC
- a CDS encoding response regulator: MKEAAWVRRALVVEDQPLMRALVADALRHAGFEVHDRSSAAVALADFDEIDPDVLVTDIDLGRRPNGLEMATIVHARAPHCAVVFLTNYPRAGIAPGEGAPAGSVFLDKTALETVADLVAAVESALADKPVAQGPPRADSPDAVLDRLTRTQLDVLRCIALGWSNAEIARRRESSVRSVEKMVTRTFDALGVNHSPELNPRVAASQLYVRRFGMPTEIG; encoded by the coding sequence GTGAAAGAAGCAGCCTGGGTGCGCCGGGCACTGGTTGTCGAGGACCAGCCGCTGATGCGCGCGCTCGTTGCCGACGCCCTCCGCCACGCGGGTTTCGAGGTGCACGACCGGTCCTCGGCGGCGGTGGCGCTCGCGGACTTCGACGAGATCGATCCCGACGTCCTGGTCACCGACATCGATCTGGGCCGCCGGCCCAACGGCCTGGAAATGGCGACGATCGTCCACGCCCGCGCCCCGCACTGCGCGGTCGTGTTCCTCACGAACTATCCGCGGGCGGGGATCGCGCCCGGCGAGGGCGCCCCCGCCGGGTCGGTCTTCCTCGACAAGACCGCGCTCGAGACCGTCGCGGATCTGGTGGCGGCCGTCGAGTCCGCGCTGGCGGACAAGCCGGTTGCGCAGGGGCCGCCGCGCGCCGACAGTCCGGACGCCGTCCTGGACCGGCTGACCCGCACACAGCTCGACGTGTTGCGGTGCATCGCGCTCGGCTGGTCCAACGCCGAGATCGCCCGGCGGCGGGAATCGAGTGTGCGCAGCGTCGAGAAGATGGTCACGCGCACCTTCGACGCCCTGGGCGTGAACCACAGTCCCGAACTCAATCCGCGGGTGGCCGCGTCGCAGCTGTACGTCCGCCGCTTCGGCATGCCGACGGAGATCGGTTGA
- a CDS encoding aldo/keto reductase, whose amino-acid sequence MTSSPALTPAAAAGTFAIGGDLEVNRLGYGSMHLAGPGAWGPGRDRAEALRVLRRAVELGVTFIDTADVYGPFVTDELIRAALHPYPENLVIGSKVGSSNQGPGKWAPIGRPEYLRQQTLLNLRHLGLDRIDLLQLHRIDPQVPLAEQIGELKAMQDEGLVRHIGLSEVTVAEIEAVSAITPVVSVQNRFNLADRASEDVLDYCTAHGIAFIPWFPLAYGRLAGAGSPLSALADKHGRTPGQLALAWLLRRSPAILPIPGTSSVGHLEQNVAAAAIELGDDEWEQLDALG is encoded by the coding sequence ATGACGTCTTCCCCTGCTCTCACCCCCGCGGCCGCGGCCGGCACGTTCGCGATCGGCGGTGACCTCGAGGTCAATCGCCTCGGCTACGGGAGCATGCACCTGGCCGGCCCGGGCGCGTGGGGCCCGGGCCGCGACCGCGCCGAGGCGCTGCGAGTCCTGCGGCGTGCCGTCGAACTCGGGGTCACCTTCATCGACACCGCCGACGTCTACGGCCCGTTCGTCACCGACGAGCTGATCCGGGCCGCCCTGCACCCGTACCCGGAGAACCTGGTGATCGGGTCCAAGGTGGGCTCGTCCAACCAGGGGCCGGGCAAGTGGGCGCCGATCGGCCGCCCCGAGTACCTGCGCCAGCAGACACTGCTCAATCTGCGGCACCTCGGACTCGACCGCATCGACCTGCTCCAGCTGCACCGCATCGATCCACAGGTGCCGCTCGCCGAGCAGATCGGCGAACTGAAGGCGATGCAGGACGAGGGCCTCGTGCGTCACATCGGACTGTCCGAGGTCACGGTCGCCGAGATCGAGGCCGTCTCCGCCATCACCCCCGTGGTGTCCGTGCAGAACCGCTTCAACCTCGCCGACCGGGCGTCCGAGGACGTGCTCGACTACTGCACCGCGCACGGGATCGCCTTCATCCCGTGGTTCCCGTTGGCGTACGGCCGGCTCGCCGGAGCGGGCAGCCCGCTGTCCGCCCTCGCCGACAAGCACGGCCGCACCCCCGGTCAGCTCGCGTTGGCGTGGCTGCTGCGCCGCTCCCCCGCGATCCTCCCGATTCCGGGCACGTCGTCGGTCGGCCACCTCGAGCAGAACGTCGCGGCCGCTGCGATCGAGCTCGGTGACGACGAGTGGGAGCAGCTCGACGCCCTCGGTTGA
- a CDS encoding GAP family protein: MGNPVAQLVPVGIGMIVNPAPFAVLVAILLSARARTNATLFTTTGIAASAVLIGVTAFTADANVSPGAHRLQLVFALLVGLVFAALAVLGWTSRPPRGEAAVMPSWMARLDRMGRREAAASGLALAVVNARNLPLELRAGGLIAQARVSPAQAVLSSAGVAVLGGVGLIALSVLAAVTCRPVAAALGVVRTELIQHNATIVTAVFALLAGVQLAHVVSAATALG; the protein is encoded by the coding sequence ATGGGAAACCCGGTGGCACAGCTGGTTCCGGTCGGCATCGGGATGATCGTCAACCCCGCGCCCTTCGCGGTCCTGGTCGCGATCCTGCTCTCGGCCCGGGCGCGGACCAACGCCACGCTCTTCACCACGACCGGGATCGCCGCGTCCGCGGTCCTGATCGGGGTCACCGCGTTCACCGCCGACGCGAACGTCTCGCCCGGTGCCCACCGGCTCCAGCTGGTCTTCGCGCTGCTGGTCGGACTGGTGTTCGCGGCCCTCGCGGTGCTCGGCTGGACGAGCCGGCCGCCACGGGGGGAGGCCGCGGTCATGCCGTCGTGGATGGCCCGCCTCGACCGCATGGGCCGCCGGGAGGCGGCGGCGTCGGGTCTGGCGCTGGCAGTCGTCAACGCCAGGAACCTGCCGCTCGAGCTGCGCGCCGGCGGGCTCATCGCGCAGGCCCGGGTGTCGCCCGCGCAGGCGGTGCTCTCGAGTGCCGGCGTCGCGGTGCTGGGCGGTGTCGGGCTGATCGCGCTGTCGGTGCTCGCGGCCGTGACCTGCCGACCCGTCGCCGCCGCGCTCGGGGTCGTGCGCACCGAGTTGATCCAGCACAACGCCACCATCGTGACCGCCGTCTTCGCGCTGCTGGCCGGCGTGCAGCTGGCGCACGTCGTCAGCGCGGCCACCGCTCTCGGCTGA
- a CDS encoding carboxylesterase/lipase family protein produces the protein MTTVAPVAAATTAVVHTTYGPVRGTADGPVAVWKGIPYAGAPTGNRRFAAPVAPAPWTEVLDADRFGPVGPQSTMPGLPLGNDGRMDEDCLSLNVWSPGTRGPRKPVMVWIHGGSYFRGASSQPVYDGRGLAESGDVVVVTVNYRLGVFGFVDFSSLSTDRHRFDTNVGLQDMIAALRWVQANIAAFGGDPDCVTVFGESAGGSAVTTLMTMPSARGLFHRAIAESAPATSVYSQERAAHVAQLFLEMLGGADDPVERLLTAGTDELLAASDALFARIPADTPGRLAFGPVVDEDLLPDYPVNSYWNGTAHRVPLLIGTNKDEASLFKLRKSPLMPLDPDSICGMFAEIAAEHPEAEFVDRDHTETPDPWAADRSDDVVLNCDFGFRLPTLWIVEAHSRYAPTWLYRFDYATPMLQALDIGAAHATELPYVFGNLTRGPRDVTFLLGGLSTGRKVSRRMQHRWLEFARTGAPAGLDGEPDWDAYDRFGRATLVIGKRDTVVPDLDGPLRAAWGEQVLAFG, from the coding sequence ATGACCACCGTCGCTCCCGTCGCTGCCGCCACCACCGCCGTGGTCCACACGACCTACGGTCCCGTGCGCGGAACCGCCGACGGACCCGTCGCAGTGTGGAAGGGCATCCCGTACGCGGGCGCACCCACCGGCAATCGTCGTTTCGCGGCCCCGGTCGCCCCGGCGCCGTGGACCGAGGTGCTCGACGCCGACCGGTTCGGCCCCGTGGGACCGCAGAGCACGATGCCCGGGTTGCCACTCGGCAACGACGGCCGCATGGACGAGGACTGCCTGTCGCTCAACGTGTGGTCCCCGGGGACCCGCGGGCCCCGCAAGCCCGTGATGGTGTGGATCCACGGCGGTTCGTACTTCCGCGGTGCCTCCAGCCAGCCGGTGTACGACGGCCGGGGGCTCGCCGAGAGCGGCGACGTCGTCGTCGTCACCGTCAACTACCGGCTCGGGGTGTTCGGGTTCGTCGACTTCTCGTCGCTGAGCACCGACCGGCACCGCTTCGACACCAATGTCGGGCTGCAGGACATGATCGCGGCGCTGCGGTGGGTGCAGGCGAACATCGCGGCGTTCGGCGGCGACCCAGACTGTGTGACGGTGTTCGGCGAATCGGCCGGCGGCAGCGCGGTGACCACGTTGATGACGATGCCCTCGGCGCGCGGACTGTTCCACCGCGCCATCGCCGAGAGCGCCCCGGCCACCTCGGTCTACAGCCAGGAGCGGGCCGCGCACGTCGCGCAGCTGTTCCTCGAAATGCTCGGCGGCGCAGACGATCCCGTCGAGCGGCTGCTCACCGCGGGCACCGACGAGCTGCTGGCCGCGTCGGACGCGCTGTTCGCGCGCATTCCGGCCGACACCCCGGGCCGGCTGGCCTTCGGGCCGGTGGTGGACGAGGATCTGCTGCCCGACTACCCGGTGAACTCGTACTGGAACGGCACCGCCCACCGGGTCCCGCTGCTCATCGGCACCAACAAGGACGAGGCCTCGCTGTTCAAGCTGAGGAAGTCACCGCTGATGCCGCTCGACCCGGACAGTATCTGCGGCATGTTCGCCGAGATCGCCGCCGAGCACCCGGAGGCGGAGTTCGTCGACCGGGACCACACCGAGACCCCCGATCCGTGGGCGGCCGACCGCAGCGACGACGTGGTCCTGAACTGCGACTTCGGTTTCCGACTGCCGACGCTGTGGATCGTGGAGGCGCACAGTCGCTACGCGCCGACGTGGCTGTACCGCTTCGACTACGCGACGCCGATGCTCCAGGCGCTCGACATCGGCGCCGCCCACGCCACCGAACTGCCGTACGTGTTCGGCAACCTCACCCGCGGACCCCGCGACGTGACGTTCCTGCTCGGCGGACTGTCGACCGGCCGCAAGGTGTCGCGCCGGATGCAGCACCGGTGGCTCGAGTTCGCCCGGACCGGTGCGCCGGCGGGCCTGGACGGCGAGCCGGACTGGGACGCGTACGACCGGTTCGGCCGCGCCACGCTGGTGATCGGCAAGCGCGACACCGTCGTCCCGGATCTGGACGGACCGCTGCGCGCGGCGTGGGGCGAGCAGGTTCTCGCGTTCGGCTGA
- a CDS encoding TetR/AcrR family transcriptional regulator has product MCSATAVPPDQDLTTRARIRDAAIRVFGEQGFDAGVRAVAATAGVSPGLVNHHFGSKQGLRAVCDDHVLAVIVTEKREVLTAAGPARMLFSLSRIERYAPLVAYLVRSFQAGGELAVSLFEHMVAGVESYLEDAVAQGRVRPSRDPRARARYLAMQSLGSTLLFLQMRVDADGSVDYGRAITDLTDEVMLPALELYTEGLFTDPTMLDAYIQHSPSEETA; this is encoded by the coding sequence ATGTGTTCAGCCACGGCGGTTCCTCCCGACCAGGACCTGACCACCCGCGCCCGGATCCGCGACGCGGCGATCCGGGTGTTCGGCGAACAGGGGTTCGACGCCGGCGTGCGCGCGGTCGCGGCCACGGCCGGAGTCTCGCCCGGTCTGGTCAACCATCACTTCGGCTCCAAACAGGGGCTGCGGGCGGTGTGCGACGATCACGTCCTCGCGGTCATCGTCACCGAGAAGCGGGAGGTACTCACCGCCGCGGGACCGGCGCGAATGCTCTTCTCACTCAGCCGGATCGAGCGGTACGCACCGCTGGTGGCATACCTCGTGCGGTCCTTCCAGGCGGGTGGCGAGCTCGCGGTCTCCCTCTTCGAGCACATGGTCGCCGGAGTCGAGAGCTATCTCGAGGACGCCGTGGCCCAGGGCCGCGTCCGGCCCAGCCGCGACCCCCGGGCCCGGGCTCGGTACCTCGCGATGCAGAGCCTCGGGTCCACACTGCTGTTTCTGCAGATGCGCGTCGACGCGGACGGTTCCGTCGACTACGGCCGCGCGATCACCGACCTGACCGACGAGGTCATGCTGCCCGCCCTCGAGCTCTACACCGAGGGTCTGTTCACCGACCCGACGATGCTCGACGCCTACATCCAACACTCACCGTCCGAGGAGACGGCATGA
- a CDS encoding ABC transporter permease, whose product MTTTAPPPVATAPARSPFAGTAALVRLALRRDRVVLPLWSVVVGLLPVVYGRAIQGLYGSAAERAAFAASTAAIKSEIALVGPIFGSGVGALTAWRAGYLFTFLAVAVILTVVRHTRTEEETGRTELLESTAVGRYASLTAALLVAATGAVVSAVVGTLGLSAIGLGGSGATAFGAAVLAAGAVFIGVAAVAAQVSTSARLARGLSFGVLAVAFLLRAVGDAGSGTLSWLSPIGWSQQLRPYADERWWVLILPVAATAVLVAVAYRLLAGRDLGAGLVAERPGPGASPPTLSGPLGLAWRTQRGPLAAWTVGLTVFALVIGSAAHGVSDQLGNSEIVLAALARLGGAQAIEDSFIALGFTIFGLVAGAYSISATLQLHDEEESGRAESVLAAAVGRPRWAMSHVGFALAGPAVALTVAGLAAGVAYGLSIDDVGGQVPRVLAAALVQVPGVWLLTGVTVALFGLAPRLAPTAWVVFAAMMTLYVFGMVADLPQPLLDLVPFLHLPRLPGGAFTATPIAWLLLLAAGLLAVGLAALRRRDLR is encoded by the coding sequence ATGACCACCACCGCGCCGCCGCCCGTCGCGACGGCCCCGGCCCGGTCTCCCTTCGCCGGTACCGCGGCGCTGGTGCGCCTGGCCCTGCGGCGCGACCGTGTGGTCCTGCCACTGTGGTCGGTCGTCGTCGGGCTGCTCCCGGTCGTCTACGGCAGGGCGATCCAGGGCCTGTACGGCTCCGCGGCCGAGCGCGCCGCCTTCGCAGCGTCCACCGCGGCCATCAAGTCCGAAATAGCTTTGGTAGGGCCTATTTTCGGATCCGGTGTCGGTGCGTTGACGGCCTGGCGCGCGGGTTACCTGTTCACCTTCCTCGCCGTCGCCGTCATCCTCACCGTCGTCCGGCACACCAGGACCGAGGAGGAGACCGGCCGCACCGAACTGCTCGAGTCGACGGCGGTGGGCCGCTACGCGAGCCTGACCGCGGCGCTGCTCGTCGCGGCGACCGGTGCGGTCGTCAGCGCCGTCGTGGGCACGCTGGGGCTGTCCGCGATCGGGCTCGGCGGCAGTGGCGCAACCGCTTTCGGGGCGGCGGTGCTTGCCGCCGGTGCCGTCTTCATCGGTGTCGCCGCGGTGGCGGCCCAGGTCAGCACGAGTGCCCGCCTCGCCCGGGGCCTGTCCTTCGGCGTACTCGCGGTCGCCTTCCTGCTGCGTGCCGTCGGCGATGCCGGTTCGGGCACACTGTCGTGGTTGTCCCCCATCGGCTGGTCGCAGCAGCTGCGCCCCTACGCCGACGAGCGGTGGTGGGTGCTGATCCTGCCCGTGGCCGCCACGGCGGTCCTGGTCGCGGTCGCCTACCGGCTGCTCGCCGGGCGCGATCTGGGCGCCGGCCTCGTCGCCGAGCGTCCCGGCCCCGGCGCCTCGCCCCCGACGCTCTCCGGTCCCCTCGGACTGGCCTGGCGGACGCAGCGCGGACCGCTCGCCGCGTGGACGGTGGGCCTGACCGTCTTCGCGCTGGTGATCGGCAGCGCCGCTCACGGGGTGAGCGATCAGCTGGGCAACAGCGAGATCGTCCTCGCGGCCCTCGCCCGGCTCGGCGGCGCCCAGGCGATCGAGGACTCCTTCATCGCGCTCGGCTTCACGATCTTCGGGCTCGTCGCCGGGGCCTACTCGATCTCCGCGACCCTGCAACTGCACGACGAGGAGGAATCGGGGCGGGCGGAGTCCGTGCTGGCCGCGGCGGTCGGGCGTCCGCGGTGGGCGATGAGTCACGTCGGGTTCGCGCTCGCCGGCCCGGCGGTCGCGCTCACCGTGGCGGGGCTCGCGGCCGGCGTCGCGTACGGCCTGTCGATCGACGACGTCGGTGGGCAGGTCCCGCGCGTCCTCGCCGCCGCGCTGGTGCAGGTGCCGGGAGTGTGGCTGCTCACCGGTGTCACCGTCGCGCTGTTCGGACTCGCGCCGCGTCTCGCCCCCACCGCGTGGGTGGTGTTCGCGGCCATGATGACGCTCTACGTGTTCGGGATGGTCGCCGACCTCCCGCAGCCGCTGCTCGACCTCGTGCCGTTCCTGCACCTGCCGCGGCTGCCCGGGGGCGCGTTCACCGCGACGCCGATCGCGTGGCTGCTGCTGCTCGCCGCGGGCCTACTGGCCGTCGGGCTGGCCGCGTTGCGACGTCGTGACCTGCGCTGA